The genomic stretch TGGATATCATTCGATGGCACGAGTTTGCTAACTAAACCAGTGGCACAAGATTCCACAACATCACACTATCCCCAGCCGAACAAACCCGCTGCTGCCACGCCTTCAAAGGCATAACCTCTCTAAAACTAGAAGACACGCTCCTCCCCTGGACCGACCTGGCCCAGCTCACCCACCTCTTCCCCTCGCTCACCACTTTCTCCGCAGCCAGCAACCTGTACACGTATCTCACACCACACGAGCCCAACCCGCAAATCACTGAACTCATCCTAGAAGACAACCTCCTAACCTCACTCTCCTCACTCTCAAGCCTAGCCAAGCTGCCAAAGCTCCAACGCTTGATCCTCAAGCAGAACAAAGTATCCGAGCTAATCACCCCGGACGCAGCGATACCAGTATTTCCGCCAACACTGCGAGAAGTAGATCTGTCTTTCAACGAGATATCAACATGGGCTTTCATCGAGCAACTCGCGCACGTCTTTCCCGGCCTCCAGAGTCTGCGCGTCTCGCACAATCCGCTGTATTCTTCGCTACAAGCACCCGACGGCCGCACGCTAACTGCCGACGATGGGTACATGCTTACCCTGGCGCGCTTGGGTAATCTCAAGACATTGAACCACAGCCCCATCAACGAGAAGGAACGGCTGAACGCTGAGACGTATTACCTATCCATGATAGCCAAGGAAGTGCAATTTGCGTCTGAGAATCTACGGGAACAGATCCTAAAAAGTCATCCGAGATATACGTGGCTGTGCGAGGAATATGGAGAACCAGATATCCAGCGGTCCGTCAATGCTGTGAATCCGAATTCGCTGTCAGCCAGATTACTCCGTGTCAAGTTCTATTCGGCGACTGAGACGTCTACGGTGTTTGAGACGGAGATTCCCATGAGTAGTACGGCGTATACGGTTCTCGGTATGGTTGGCAAGCACTTCAGCATCAAGCCCATGCAGTGCAGGCTGGTCTGGGAGACGGGTGATTGGATGTCTGTTCGTAAGTCTGCAACGGATATCGTAGACGATGATTGGGATTCTGAAGATAGCGAGGCTGAGGTGGGAATGGAGCGAATCATGAGGGAAGTGGAGATTGTGCCCGGAACAAGATCGATCGGGACATGGGTGGATGGGTCGGTAGCTACTATCCGGGTAGAAGTCAAATGAGGATTCCTACTCACCGGAT from Pyrenophora tritici-repentis strain M4 chromosome 1, whole genome shotgun sequence encodes the following:
- a CDS encoding Dynactin complex subunit (NIP100, Dynactin complex subunit); translated protein: MTTDIYIGKRLSFATHLCTIRYHGTLPSATGPWLGVEWDEPTRGKHDGSHNGTRYFTCLHTSPTCASFIRPTRKPDPTRSFVQALKHKYASEQEEEEFKDPDVHVVFNHQPPKTVSFNGKPAEEVGFDKIRKQLAQLEELKIIILDGLCMVRPEARGSLWMDGGGKRDIADACPKAVELDLSRNLFEDWREVAAICEQLPGLRSLRVDGTRFHNITLSPAEQTRCCHAFKGITSLKLEDTLLPWTDLAQLTHLFPSLTTFSAASNLYTYLTPHEPNPQITELILEDNLLTSLSSLSSLAKLPKLQRLILKQNKVSELITPDAAIPVFPPTLREVDLSFNEISTWAFIEQLAHVFPGLQSLRVSHNPLYSSLQAPDGRTLTADDGYMLTLARLGNLKTLNHSPINEKERLNAETYYLSMIAKEVQFASENLREQILKSHPRYTWLCEEYGEPDIQRSVNAVNPNSLSARLLRVKFYSATETSTVFETEIPMSSTAYTVLGMVGKHFSIKPMQCRLVWETGDWMSVRKSATDIVDDDWDSEDSEAEVGMERIMREVEIVPGTRSIGTWVDGSVATIRVEVK